The Paraflavitalea devenefica genome contains a region encoding:
- a CDS encoding sensor histidine kinase, with amino-acid sequence MKYKKAIHGAVFVFLLLTLSAGGQPIAFHHLNTSNGLSDNNVTAVTTDRNGFLWIGTSNGLHLYDGRTLTLFTRQNTPGLFTDQIGGLICDSRNRIWVGTIKGVTMIDEKRQFHKIIPHDTITGYNATIQVETRSYGVIILSDKGHFYFNEQHKKWELLAFSGELLLKENFTNGNLFSPDTLLVCGSFRRLIMIDYSRKKEMLRLELPDISTACKLNDTLVFAASFKGYMYAINIKTGKIEEQFSTILTEKGRTVRYNINKVRKAVDGRIIITTRFGGIFIFDPQTKQLAQYRHKPYDPLSVASDWNTGIHCEDNGNVFISSPTSGLSYFNTKNYSASHLSYFVDKNEQLFDGHINAIAKDKNGTFWLAAYDRLINWDPHTNTSTFYEYPYPNEGIGFRKIEINSVCVDRKGQVWVATDGGGIGVMQPTSGQFRIFNNGFGGLDSTLRNNFIAHLTMDQEGMIWACGRGGVYKINTLTQQVDPLSSHPVFKQLVTKRVNTVYVDRQNRLWLGTAGLGAWCWDPATDSVTIFNKEKKLVSDYCYSFIQAADGAVYIGSPEGMSILQPNGRIDNYTQQNGLWLNRCEGFLEDKQGTIWIGNDMVITCFDPRRKSFRYFDSRAGLGHFGFRPGAHFNDADGIQYWGSEKGISFFDPRPMLQLNTNPNPLTFKVSVLDSTYFVASDFFQLPFSRNNVAFHFAAVNVFGSRNILFQYMLEGTDKTWTTVMDQNEVRYNSLRPGKYSFRLKASSDGVQWVESKTPIRFAILAPWWRQWWVITTAALGVLGLSFYLIRSREKMIRRREAEKTELQKVKTLSYQHQLEIEQVVNYFATLLNEKTTIDEMLWDTARNCIARLGFEDCVIYLLDKKSGLLVQKAAWGPKTTEENKIMNPIEIKPGEGIVGSVAQSGKPEIINDTTKDPRYIVDDVRRYSEITVPVIRDGKVIGIIDSEHSQKGFYTDRHLQILTTIAALLADKMVVIEAEQNKQQAQLEALLNKQKATEARLQSMRLQMNPHFLFNALNSIQQMILAGEETTATRFLSKFSRLLRLVLTQSDREKITLKEELEILKLYVELESLRFKESFEYRITCDAAIDQEETYVPTLFFQPFVENALWHGLLHKEGHRRLIVHFSETGTDGIQCIVEDNGIGCAASKAMKEHNADARRHTGKGVSVGHERLKAWNEQKSSNSSLSIIDMQDAAGNASGTRVIIHLYNF; translated from the coding sequence TTGAAGTATAAAAAAGCCATACACGGAGCCGTATTTGTTTTCCTGCTGCTGACCCTGTCTGCAGGCGGGCAGCCTATTGCGTTCCATCACCTGAATACCTCCAACGGCCTGTCGGATAACAATGTGACCGCCGTCACTACCGACCGTAATGGTTTTTTGTGGATCGGGACGAGTAATGGCCTGCATCTGTACGACGGGCGAACGCTGACCTTGTTTACCAGGCAAAATACGCCGGGACTGTTCACCGACCAGATCGGCGGCCTGATCTGCGACAGCCGTAACCGCATCTGGGTAGGGACGATTAAAGGAGTCACCATGATTGATGAGAAAAGACAATTTCACAAGATCATTCCCCACGATACCATTACCGGGTACAATGCGACTATACAGGTGGAAACCCGCTCCTATGGCGTTATTATTCTCTCAGACAAAGGGCATTTCTATTTTAATGAACAGCACAAAAAATGGGAGCTCCTTGCTTTTTCAGGCGAACTTCTTTTAAAGGAAAATTTTACGAATGGCAACCTGTTCAGCCCCGATACGTTGCTGGTGTGCGGCAGCTTCCGCAGGCTGATCATGATCGATTACAGCCGCAAAAAAGAAATGCTCCGGCTTGAACTGCCTGATATCTCAACGGCCTGCAAACTGAACGATACCCTGGTATTTGCCGCCAGCTTTAAAGGGTATATGTATGCCATTAACATCAAAACGGGGAAAATTGAAGAACAATTCTCCACCATCCTCACGGAAAAAGGCCGTACCGTAAGGTATAACATTAATAAGGTGCGTAAGGCGGTCGACGGGCGCATCATCATTACTACCCGCTTTGGCGGCATCTTTATTTTCGATCCGCAAACGAAACAACTGGCCCAATACCGGCACAAGCCTTATGATCCTTTGTCGGTGGCATCCGACTGGAATACCGGCATCCACTGTGAAGACAATGGGAATGTGTTCATCAGCTCTCCTACTTCCGGGCTTTCTTATTTCAATACAAAAAATTACTCCGCCTCCCATCTTTCTTATTTCGTGGATAAGAACGAACAACTGTTTGACGGGCACATCAATGCGATCGCCAAAGACAAGAACGGTACTTTCTGGCTGGCCGCTTATGACCGGCTGATCAACTGGGACCCGCACACCAATACGTCCACGTTTTATGAATACCCGTACCCCAATGAAGGCATCGGCTTCAGGAAGATCGAGATCAATAGTGTATGCGTAGACAGGAAGGGCCAGGTATGGGTGGCCACAGATGGCGGCGGCATTGGCGTGATGCAGCCAACCAGCGGCCAATTCAGGATTTTTAATAATGGTTTTGGCGGACTGGACTCCACCTTGCGCAATAATTTTATTGCACACCTTACGATGGACCAGGAAGGCATGATCTGGGCATGCGGCAGAGGCGGCGTTTATAAGATCAATACTCTCACACAACAAGTTGATCCGCTTTCATCGCATCCTGTTTTTAAGCAACTGGTCACCAAACGGGTGAATACGGTATATGTGGACCGGCAAAACCGCCTTTGGCTGGGCACAGCGGGATTGGGCGCCTGGTGCTGGGACCCAGCTACAGATTCGGTCACTATCTTCAACAAAGAAAAAAAGCTCGTCTCCGACTACTGCTACTCGTTCATCCAGGCAGCCGATGGCGCCGTGTATATCGGATCGCCGGAAGGCATGAGCATACTGCAACCCAACGGCAGGATTGACAATTACACCCAACAAAACGGGCTGTGGCTGAACCGGTGTGAAGGATTCCTGGAAGACAAGCAGGGCACTATCTGGATCGGTAATGATATGGTGATCACCTGCTTTGATCCACGCCGTAAATCGTTCCGTTATTTTGACAGCAGGGCCGGCCTGGGGCATTTTGGTTTCCGTCCAGGCGCTCATTTCAATGATGCGGACGGTATACAATATTGGGGCAGCGAAAAAGGGATCAGTTTTTTTGATCCCCGTCCTATGCTGCAGCTAAACACGAACCCCAATCCCCTCACTTTTAAGGTGTCTGTTCTTGATTCCACTTATTTCGTGGCTTCGGATTTTTTCCAGCTTCCCTTCAGCCGTAATAATGTAGCCTTCCATTTTGCGGCAGTGAATGTATTCGGGAGCCGCAATATTTTATTCCAGTATATGCTGGAAGGGACCGATAAGACATGGACAACGGTGATGGACCAGAATGAAGTGCGTTATAATTCTTTAAGGCCGGGGAAATACAGTTTCCGGTTAAAAGCCTCCTCCGATGGCGTACAATGGGTGGAAAGCAAAACGCCCATCCGCTTTGCCATCCTGGCGCCCTGGTGGCGCCAATGGTGGGTGATCACCACTGCTGCCCTGGGTGTGCTCGGTCTTTCTTTTTACCTGATCCGCAGCCGGGAAAAGATGATCAGAAGAAGGGAAGCCGAAAAGACGGAACTGCAGAAGGTAAAGACACTCAGTTACCAGCACCAGCTCGAAATAGAGCAGGTGGTCAATTATTTTGCTACCCTGCTGAATGAAAAGACGACGATTGATGAAATGCTCTGGGACACCGCCAGGAACTGTATTGCCCGGCTGGGCTTTGAGGACTGCGTGATTTACCTGCTGGATAAAAAAAGCGGATTACTGGTACAGAAAGCTGCCTGGGGACCTAAAACAACCGAAGAGAACAAGATCATGAACCCTATAGAGATAAAACCGGGAGAAGGCATTGTAGGCAGCGTGGCGCAGAGTGGAAAGCCGGAGATCATCAACGACACCACCAAAGACCCGCGGTATATTGTAGACGATGTGCGGCGATATTCCGAAATTACTGTTCCCGTGATACGGGACGGCAAGGTGATCGGGATCATAGACAGCGAGCATTCACAAAAGGGTTTTTATACCGACCGGCATTTGCAGATACTTACCACGATCGCAGCCCTGCTGGCCGATAAGATGGTGGTTATTGAAGCTGAGCAGAACAAGCAGCAGGCCCAGTTGGAAGCTTTACTGAACAAGCAGAAGGCCACCGAAGCCAGGCTGCAAAGCATGCGGCTGCAGATGAACCCGCATTTTTTGTTCAATGCCCTCAATTCCATTCAGCAAATGATACTGGCCGGCGAAGAGACCACCGCCACCCGGTTCCTCTCCAAATTTTCCAGGCTGCTGCGGCTGGTGCTTACCCAAAGCGACCGCGAGAAGATCACGCTGAAAGAGGAATTGGAGATCTTAAAGCTGTATGTGGAGCTTGAATCATTGCGCTTTAAAGAAAGTTTTGAATACCGTATTACCTGTGATGCCGCCATTGACCAGGAGGAAACGTATGTACCTACCCTCTTCTTTCAGCCTTTTGTTGAAAATGCCTTGTGGCATGGCCTGCTGCATAAAGAGGGGCATCGCCGCCTGATCGTCCATTTTTCAGAGACCGGTACCGATGGCATTCAGTGTATTGTAGAGGACAATGGTATTGGCTGTGCCGCCAGCAAGGCGATGAAGGAGCACAATGCAGATGCCCGGCGTCATACCGGTAAAGGCGTCAGTGTAGGACATGAAAGACTGAAAGCCTGGAATGAGCAAAAAAGCTCCAACAGCTCCCTTTCAATTATTGACATGCAGGATGCAGCAGGCAACGCTTCCGGAACAAGAGTCATTATCCATCTGTATAATTTTTAA
- a CDS encoding pirin family protein: MKKKISFSGKGSRADIGNMTIYRMLPNRYTDAVGPFVFLDHIAPTVHEVNATAKKAGTGAHPHRGIATLTYILNGEAEHFDSKGHHAKVGAGGIQWMKAGNGIIHDENLTPDAHDKDRLTHAFQFWINLPAQHKAEPPQYLAIRANGVPQQILNDSAGWIKVIAGGYDHLHSAIPDYSKQFIYHLHLEAGKQFSLDTEDGLEYAAFLPELGATINDSAFDAGEFIEFDRNGGTILIVNKNTVAMDIVLFGGEHYTEPIVAEGPFVMNSHLEIADAYKDFFAGKYGTINYG; the protein is encoded by the coding sequence ATGAAAAAGAAGATTAGTTTTTCAGGAAAGGGGTCAAGAGCCGATATTGGTAATATGACCATTTACCGCATGCTGCCCAATAGGTATACCGATGCTGTAGGGCCATTTGTTTTTCTCGACCATATTGCACCGACTGTTCATGAAGTGAATGCAACAGCAAAAAAAGCCGGGACGGGGGCACATCCCCACAGAGGCATTGCAACGCTGACTTACATTCTGAACGGTGAAGCCGAACATTTTGATAGCAAAGGCCATCACGCCAAAGTCGGCGCCGGTGGAATACAGTGGATGAAAGCAGGCAACGGAATTATCCATGATGAAAATCTGACTCCCGATGCCCATGATAAAGACAGGCTAACGCATGCTTTTCAGTTCTGGATAAATCTTCCGGCGCAGCATAAAGCCGAGCCGCCACAATACCTTGCCATACGAGCTAATGGCGTTCCCCAACAGATACTGAATGACAGCGCAGGATGGATTAAAGTAATTGCAGGAGGCTATGATCATTTGCATTCAGCCATACCCGATTACTCGAAGCAGTTTATTTACCACCTGCACCTGGAAGCAGGCAAGCAATTTTCGCTGGATACAGAAGATGGGTTGGAATATGCTGCCTTTCTGCCAGAGCTGGGTGCTACAATAAATGACAGTGCATTCGATGCAGGGGAATTTATTGAGTTTGATCGAAACGGAGGAACCATATTGATCGTGAACAAAAACACCGTGGCAATGGACATTGTCTTATTTGGAGGAGAGCACTACACGGAGCCTATCGTTGCAGAAGGCCCCTTTGTGATGAACAGTCACCTTGAGATAGCAGACGCCTATAAAGATTTCTTTGCAGGCAAATATGGTACAATAAATTACGGGTAA
- a CDS encoding T9SS type A sorting domain-containing protein — protein MKTFFKSAMLSHVRTHRSVKTLLLAIAASFYLFPASAQSYYPGGLGNTNLIVWLNAANTSSVTLTGGTNVRRWSDLSGRSYHFVQNTNARRPVYYATGGPNSKPAIRFTASNDHYLSTPSIPNTISYTAGVSSFTVVNFSATSGGGYERIYDFGVGESDNCIWFGRHGTSSNIAYEGRTNGTLVQTYTNTTSIIANGTHQMQEVIQQGGTAGTTSPVTYYRAGTAWTSGGTYGSITYVPAAANRGSNYIGRSNWAADEYYNGYMSEILFYNIFMNTTRRIILENYLSASWGITVANSRYTTPAVGDYGTNLVGIGYTSASDHFLTDVNGSTDGLGFSSGATASDFLNTAGYVMAAHDGQTNSVNSSINISGIGNNLYKWNRSWNIQKTGGNSTGNISIRFNFSDYNGSSPNSTYSYALLYNATDGSFTSGTNQLKGNNDVITGDIVSFSVNAANLPAGYYTLVWSTSAVLPVELTSFTATPKNNSSLLQWSTAQETNSSHFEVQRSVDGTTYSTIGQVAARGNSTAVSWYSFTDPNPIAGRNYYRLKIIDNKGAVNYSAIRVVDREGAAAAPEVYLTASGSSLHINGLTATGMVTVRMFNAAGQLVKRVQQPATPVMDIAMELPGGWYMAEISSADKTYRKKIIKQ, from the coding sequence ATGAAGACCTTTTTTAAAAGTGCCATGCTTTCGCATGTGCGCACTCACCGCTCTGTAAAAACCTTATTGCTTGCAATCGCTGCCTCCTTTTACCTTTTTCCTGCTTCGGCGCAGAGTTATTATCCCGGCGGATTGGGCAACACTAACCTCATCGTATGGCTGAATGCTGCAAACACCTCTTCTGTTACGCTGACCGGCGGTACTAATGTGAGAAGATGGAGCGACCTGAGTGGGCGTTCCTATCACTTCGTACAAAATACCAACGCCCGGCGACCAGTTTATTATGCTACCGGGGGACCTAACAGCAAGCCGGCTATCAGGTTCACCGCTTCCAATGATCATTACCTGAGCACTCCTTCTATACCGAATACTATTTCATATACGGCTGGTGTGAGTTCCTTTACAGTCGTTAACTTTTCAGCCACATCAGGCGGTGGCTATGAACGGATCTATGATTTCGGGGTCGGTGAAAGTGATAATTGTATCTGGTTCGGACGTCATGGTACTTCCAGCAATATAGCGTATGAAGGCCGTACCAATGGTACATTGGTGCAAACCTATACCAATACTACTTCGATCATTGCCAATGGCACGCATCAAATGCAGGAAGTGATACAACAGGGTGGTACAGCCGGTACTACTTCACCGGTAACCTATTACAGGGCAGGTACTGCCTGGACCAGCGGTGGTACTTATGGGAGCATCACCTACGTGCCTGCTGCCGCCAACCGGGGCAGTAATTATATAGGCCGCAGCAACTGGGCGGCTGATGAGTATTATAATGGCTACATGTCTGAAATATTGTTCTACAATATCTTCATGAATACTACCCGGCGCATCATCCTCGAAAATTATTTATCAGCTTCCTGGGGAATTACAGTCGCTAATTCCAGGTACACCACACCCGCTGTCGGCGATTACGGCACCAACCTCGTAGGCATCGGTTATACCAGCGCCTCCGATCATTTTCTCACTGACGTCAATGGCTCTACTGATGGGCTTGGTTTCAGCAGTGGCGCCACTGCTTCCGATTTCCTGAATACGGCCGGTTACGTAATGGCGGCACATGACGGACAAACCAATTCGGTCAACAGTAGTATCAATATATCCGGCATAGGCAATAACCTGTACAAGTGGAATCGCTCCTGGAATATCCAGAAAACCGGTGGCAACAGCACCGGAAATATTTCCATACGGTTTAATTTTTCCGATTACAACGGATCTTCTCCCAATAGCACTTATTCTTATGCTTTATTGTACAATGCTACGGATGGTTCCTTTACCTCCGGCACCAATCAGTTAAAGGGTAACAATGATGTGATTACCGGCGATATTGTATCGTTTTCTGTAAATGCAGCCAACCTGCCGGCGGGTTATTATACGCTGGTATGGAGTACCTCGGCTGTATTGCCGGTAGAGCTCACCAGCTTTACTGCCACCCCGAAAAACAATAGCAGCCTGCTGCAATGGAGTACGGCACAGGAAACCAACAGCAGCCATTTTGAAGTCCAACGTTCGGTAGATGGGACTACTTATTCCACTATCGGGCAGGTAGCTGCGAGGGGAAACAGCACGGCAGTAAGCTGGTACAGCTTTACAGATCCGAATCCCATAGCCGGCCGCAATTATTACCGGCTGAAAATAATAGATAACAAGGGGGCTGTTAATTATTCTGCCATTCGTGTGGTGGATAGGGAAGGGGCTGCCGCTGCACCGGAAGTTTATCTAACGGCATCCGGCAGTAGCCTGCATATTAACGGTCTTACTGCCACAGGTATGGTTACCGTGCGTATGTTCAACGCGGCGGGACAACTGGTGAAAAGAGTACAACAACCTGCGACACCCGTGATGGATATTGCCATGGAACTGCCCGGGGGATGGTATATGGCCGAGATCAGCAGCGCAGACAAAACATACAGGAAGAAGATCATTAAGCAATAA
- a CDS encoding Gfo/Idh/MocA family protein, producing MTTKQHRRDFIKQTVCAGIGAGVLSQFPFSGMAAGTVATGKRIGIIGLDTSHSTSFTALLNDPATGDAFKGYKVVAAYPYGSRDIETSASRIPGYITTVQAKGVQIVNSIPELLGMVDVVMLETNDGRLHREQAVQVIKAGKQLFIDKPIANSMADAIAIFDLAKKNNVPIFSASSLRFTEGMEEVLSGKKIGKVLAADAYSPAKLEKTHIDFYWYGIHGVEMLFTAMGTGCKTVTRFYQNDMDLVVGVWEDGRMGTFRGTRCGKALYGGTIFGETGNATYGGYSYERILHKIIDFFETGISPVPAAATLEICAFIEAAQKSKLKGGKPIQMQEIFKQYHYKT from the coding sequence ATGACAACTAAACAACATAGAAGAGATTTCATCAAACAAACCGTGTGCGCAGGCATTGGCGCAGGTGTTCTTTCGCAGTTCCCCTTTAGTGGAATGGCGGCCGGTACTGTTGCCACTGGTAAGCGCATTGGCATTATCGGGCTCGATACCTCGCACAGTACCTCCTTTACCGCTTTGCTCAATGATCCGGCAACCGGCGACGCATTTAAAGGATATAAAGTAGTGGCGGCTTATCCCTATGGAAGCAGGGACATTGAAACCAGCGCCAGCAGGATACCCGGATATATTACAACGGTCCAGGCCAAAGGTGTGCAGATCGTCAACTCCATACCCGAGTTGCTGGGTATGGTCGATGTGGTGATGCTCGAAACAAATGATGGCAGGCTGCACCGTGAACAGGCGGTCCAGGTGATCAAGGCAGGTAAACAGCTATTTATTGATAAACCCATTGCCAATTCGATGGCAGATGCCATTGCTATTTTTGACCTGGCGAAGAAAAACAACGTTCCCATATTTTCTGCCTCCTCGCTTCGTTTCACCGAAGGCATGGAAGAGGTGCTGAGTGGAAAAAAGATCGGAAAGGTCCTTGCTGCCGATGCCTATAGTCCGGCAAAGCTCGAGAAAACGCATATCGACTTTTACTGGTACGGCATTCATGGCGTTGAAATGTTATTTACGGCCATGGGCACCGGTTGCAAAACGGTTACCCGTTTTTATCAGAATGATATGGACCTGGTGGTGGGGGTGTGGGAAGATGGCAGGATGGGTACCTTCCGCGGCACCCGTTGCGGTAAAGCGCTCTATGGCGGCACCATCTTTGGTGAAACGGGCAATGCCACTTACGGTGGATATTCCTATGAGAGAATACTGCATAAAATTATAGACTTCTTTGAAACAGGTATTTCACCTGTGCCTGCAGCAGCAACGCTGGAGATCTGTGCCTTTATAGAAGCTGCCCAAAAAAGCAAGCTCAAGGGAGGCAAGCCTATTCAGATGCAGGAAATATTTAAACAATATCATTACAAGACGTAG
- a CDS encoding hydrolase, with the protein MEKNPKTGLAGLLRPEDSILVLIDHQPYQFTNLHSHEPTMIVNNVVALAKSAKVFNVPTILTTVLEERGGYIIKGLQDVFPEQKPINRTFINTWEDPNVTDIVKKSGRKQLVLAALYTEICLAMPAIQALAEGYDVFIVTDASGGVTAEAHDMAVRRMVQAGAVPITWMAVMAEWQRDWARDTAAGVAGVVAEHGGGSGVAFAWELQLLATPVPAAH; encoded by the coding sequence ATGGAAAAGAATCCGAAAACCGGCCTTGCCGGCCTGCTTCGCCCCGAGGACAGTATTCTCGTGCTGATAGACCATCAGCCTTATCAGTTCACCAATCTGCACAGTCACGAACCCACCATGATTGTCAATAATGTCGTTGCGCTGGCTAAGTCAGCGAAAGTCTTCAACGTGCCCACCATCCTCACCACAGTGCTGGAAGAGCGTGGCGGGTATATCATCAAGGGGCTTCAGGATGTCTTCCCGGAGCAAAAGCCAATCAACCGCACCTTCATTAACACCTGGGAAGATCCGAATGTTACCGATATCGTGAAGAAGAGTGGTCGCAAGCAGCTCGTGCTCGCCGCACTGTATACCGAAATTTGCCTTGCCATGCCAGCGATCCAGGCACTCGCCGAGGGATATGATGTTTTTATTGTTACCGATGCTTCGGGTGGCGTTACGGCGGAAGCGCATGACATGGCCGTGCGTCGTATGGTTCAAGCCGGTGCGGTGCCCATCACCTGGATGGCTGTGATGGCCGAATGGCAGCGTGATTGGGCACGCGACACTGCCGCTGGCGTAGCAGGCGTCGTTGCCGAACATGGTGGCGGTAGTGGGGTAGCCTTCGCCTGGGAACTGCAGCTTCTTGCTACACCTGTTCCTGCAGCGCATTAA
- a CDS encoding Crp/Fnr family transcriptional regulator, whose translation MFEPLLKYINNYTSTTLSESESELIKSAFTLKKIKRKQYFLQAGDVCRYFGFILKGAMRQYLVDDKGVEHIVHLSIENWWVGDRESWVMLTPSNYYIDAWEDTELLLITRADTLKLVQQIPAFSELLRLLDERNNIATQRRIASSISYTAEKRYIDFINSHPDFLQRFPQHVIASYLGITKETLSRVRKQAMQK comes from the coding sequence ATGTTTGAGCCGCTTCTTAAGTATATAAACAACTACACTTCTACAACACTTTCAGAAAGCGAGTCTGAGCTGATTAAAAGCGCGTTTACCCTAAAGAAAATAAAGAGGAAGCAATATTTTTTGCAGGCGGGTGATGTATGCAGGTATTTTGGGTTTATTCTCAAAGGCGCTATGCGACAATACCTGGTGGATGACAAAGGGGTGGAACATATTGTGCATTTAAGTATTGAAAACTGGTGGGTGGGCGACCGTGAGAGTTGGGTAATGCTCACGCCTTCGAATTATTATATTGATGCCTGGGAAGATACTGAATTGTTACTCATTACAAGAGCCGACACCTTAAAACTGGTGCAACAGATCCCGGCTTTCAGTGAATTGTTACGGCTGCTGGACGAAAGAAACAATATTGCTACACAAAGAAGAATAGCTTCTTCCATTAGTTATACTGCAGAAAAGAGGTACATTGATTTTATCAACAGCCACCCCGATTTTTTACAACGTTTCCCACAACATGTCATTGCTTCTTACCTCGGCATTACAAAAGAAACGCTTAGCCGGGTACGCAAACAGGCAATGCAAAAATAA
- a CDS encoding LytR/AlgR family response regulator transcription factor, translating into MVKAMIIDDEERATDVLRLMIEKFIPQIQQVFVCNHAKHAAAMIGEYQPDLVFLDIRMPHISGFDLLQQLPNKNFKVIFTTAYNEYAIQAIRFSAFDYLLKPIDVEELIQAVKRFTSSQEDVLHQQVLFDNMQQNIHATGNTDFRLALPSREGVHFLFPNEIIRCEAVGNYTRFFATTGRQYLSSKTLGEYDELLTPYHFIRCHKSHLVNKSFISFIDHDGFITLKDASRVEVSRRRKAEVLDALKH; encoded by the coding sequence ATGGTTAAAGCAATGATTATTGATGATGAAGAGCGAGCCACCGATGTGCTGCGCCTGATGATTGAAAAGTTTATTCCGCAGATACAACAGGTATTTGTGTGCAATCATGCAAAGCATGCTGCTGCCATGATCGGTGAGTATCAGCCAGATCTTGTGTTCCTGGATATCCGTATGCCGCATATTTCCGGTTTTGATCTTTTACAGCAACTGCCCAATAAGAATTTCAAGGTAATTTTTACCACCGCTTATAATGAGTATGCCATCCAGGCCATCCGCTTCAGCGCCTTTGATTACCTGCTAAAACCCATTGATGTGGAAGAGCTGATCCAGGCTGTAAAACGCTTTACCAGTTCACAGGAAGATGTACTCCATCAGCAGGTGCTTTTTGACAATATGCAACAGAATATACATGCCACCGGCAACACTGATTTCAGGCTGGCGCTGCCTTCGAGAGAAGGCGTGCATTTCCTTTTCCCCAACGAGATCATCCGCTGTGAGGCTGTTGGCAATTATACCCGTTTTTTTGCTACTACCGGCCGCCAATATCTTTCCTCCAAAACACTGGGCGAGTATGATGAGCTATTGACGCCTTATCATTTCATCCGCTGTCATAAATCGCACCTGGTCAATAAAAGCTTTATTTCTTTTATTGACCACGATGGTTTTATTACACTCAAGGATGCCAGTCGCGTAGAGGTTTCCAGGAGGCGTAAAGCTGAGGTGCTGGACGCACTGAAACACTGA